Proteins encoded within one genomic window of Candidatus Syntrophocurvum alkaliphilum:
- the rpsL gene encoding 30S ribosomal protein S12 yields MPTINQLIRKGRKEITQKSNAPALKSCPQKRGVCTRVYTTTPKKPNSALRKIARVRLTNGIEATAYIPGIGHNLQEHSVVLIRGGRVKDLPGVRYHIVRGSLDTAGVQDRNQGRSKYGTKRPKKK; encoded by the coding sequence ATGCCAACGATTAATCAATTAATTAGAAAAGGACGCAAGGAAATAACACAGAAATCAAACGCACCAGCCCTAAAAAGCTGTCCACAGAAACGTGGGGTATGTACCCGTGTTTATACTACAACCCCTAAAAAACCAAACTCTGCATTGCGTAAAATAGCAAGGGTAAGGTTAACTAATGGTATAGAAGCAACAGCTTATATTCCAGGAATAGGCCACAACCTACAAGAACACTCTGTTGTACTTATTAGAGGTGGTAGGGTAAAGGACTTACCTGGTGTTAGATACCATATTGTTAGAGGATCACTTGATACAGCGGGTGTACAAGATCGCAATCAAGGAAGATCAAAATATGGAACTAAAAGACCAAAGAAAAAATAG
- the rplN gene encoding 50S ribosomal protein L14: MIQQETKLQVGDNTGAKKILCIKVLGGSGRKYATIGDVIVASVKEASPGGVVKKGDVVRAVIVRTKKEIRRNDGSYISFSENAAVIIDENNNPKGTRIFGPVARELRERNFMKIVSLAPETL, from the coding sequence GTGATTCAACAGGAGACAAAGCTACAGGTTGGAGATAACACTGGGGCAAAAAAGATTTTATGTATAAAAGTTTTAGGCGGATCTGGACGCAAATATGCAACAATAGGTGATGTTATAGTTGCTAGTGTTAAAGAAGCATCCCCAGGTGGTGTCGTGAAAAAGGGTGATGTAGTAAGAGCTGTTATAGTGAGAACTAAAAAAGAAATAAGAAGAAATGACGGTTCTTATATTTCTTTTTCGGAAAATGCAGCAGTAATAATAGATGAGAACAATAATCCCAAAGGCACACGTATCTTCGGACCAGTAGCCAGAGAGCTAAGGGAAAGAAATTTCATGAAGATAGTGTCATTAGCACCGGAAACCCTTTAG
- the rplB gene encoding 50S ribosomal protein L2 produces the protein MAIKKYRPITPSRRHMTTLSYDEITKTEPEKSLTAPLKSKAGRNVNGRITVRHRGGGHKRLYRIIDFKRIKDDVPAKVAAIEYDPNRSANIALLHYADGAKAYIIAPNNLKVGEFVVSGSGADIKVGNTLPLKDIPTGSLIHNIELRPGKGGQIARSAGAAAQLMAKEGKYAHVRLPSGEVRLILTTCRATIGQVGNLEYENQTIGKAGKSRWLGKRPTVRGSVMNPADHPHGGGEGRAPVGRKYPVSPWGKIAIGGKTRRKKPSDNMIVRKRK, from the coding sequence ATGGCTATAAAAAAATACAGACCTATAACCCCAAGTAGAAGACATATGACCACATTAAGTTATGACGAAATAACTAAGACTGAACCTGAAAAGAGTCTTACAGCACCTTTAAAGAGTAAAGCTGGTAGAAATGTTAACGGTCGTATAACAGTTAGACATCGTGGTGGCGGTCATAAACGTCTTTATCGCATTATAGATTTTAAACGGATTAAAGATGATGTTCCTGCTAAAGTAGCAGCTATTGAATATGATCCAAATCGTTCAGCAAATATAGCATTATTACATTATGCTGACGGTGCTAAAGCATATATAATTGCACCAAATAATCTAAAGGTAGGCGAATTTGTAGTTTCAGGTTCAGGTGCGGATATTAAAGTAGGAAATACATTACCCTTAAAAGATATACCCACTGGTTCGCTTATACACAACATAGAGCTAAGACCTGGTAAAGGTGGTCAAATAGCAAGATCAGCTGGTGCAGCTGCACAGTTAATGGCTAAAGAAGGAAAATACGCACATGTAAGACTACCTTCAGGAGAAGTAAGATTAATACTTACTACATGTAGAGCTACTATAGGTCAAGTTGGGAATTTAGAATATGAAAACCAAACCATTGGTAAAGCTGGAAAATCACGCTGGTTAGGTAAGAGACCAACAGTTAGAGGATCAGTTATGAACCCTGCTGACCATCCACATGGTGGTGGTGAAGGTAGAGCACCAGTTGGTAGAAAATATCCAGTATCACCATGGGGTAAAATTGCTATAGGTGGTAAAACTCGTAGAAAAAAACCATCTGATAACATGATAGTGCGGAAACGCAAATAA
- the rplW gene encoding 50S ribosomal protein L23 has protein sequence MKDYRDIIIKPVISERSMDLLNEDKYTFIVDKKANKSEIKTAIEKIFKVRVEKVRTINVKGKPKRMGRFEGKKPDRKKAIVTLKSGDKIRIFEGM, from the coding sequence ATGAAGGATTACCGCGATATTATTATTAAGCCTGTAATTTCAGAGAGATCAATGGATCTTTTAAATGAAGACAAGTATACATTTATAGTTGACAAAAAAGCTAACAAATCCGAAATAAAAACTGCAATTGAGAAAATATTTAAGGTAAGAGTAGAAAAAGTACGTACAATAAATGTGAAAGGCAAACCCAAACGCATGGGAAGATTTGAAGGTAAAAAACCTGATCGTAAAAAAGCCATAGTAACACTAAAATCGGGTGACAAAATTAGAATTTTTGAAGGTATGTAA
- the rplD gene encoding 50S ribosomal protein L4, whose protein sequence is MPKVAIYDMNGAQVGDIELNDSVFGIEPNEAVLHDFIKMQLANKRVGTASTKTRAEVRGGGRKPWRQKGTGRARVGSARNPIWTGGGIVFGPKPRDYSYKLPKKVRRLAMKSALSIKVKENMIIIVDELKFDEPKTKKMIQTLESLKASNKTLLVTADNDANVYKSARNIPGVKSLKADYINVFDLLKHDTLLITKDAVNRVEEVFA, encoded by the coding sequence ATGCCTAAAGTTGCAATATATGATATGAACGGGGCCCAAGTTGGAGATATTGAGCTAAATGACAGTGTTTTTGGAATAGAGCCAAATGAAGCCGTTCTACATGACTTTATAAAAATGCAGCTTGCAAATAAAAGGGTAGGAACTGCATCTACCAAAACAAGGGCAGAGGTAAGAGGTGGCGGACGAAAGCCGTGGAGACAAAAAGGAACTGGACGTGCACGCGTAGGGAGTGCCCGGAATCCTATATGGACTGGTGGTGGCATAGTATTTGGACCTAAGCCTAGAGATTATTCATATAAGCTTCCTAAGAAAGTAAGACGTTTAGCCATGAAGTCTGCACTTTCAATCAAGGTGAAAGAAAACATGATTATCATAGTAGACGAATTAAAGTTTGATGAACCCAAAACAAAAAAAATGATACAAACATTAGAGTCTCTTAAAGCTAGTAATAAGACATTATTAGTAACTGCAGATAATGATGCAAATGTTTATAAATCAGCCCGCAATATACCAGGGGTAAAATCACTTAAAGCAGATTATATTAATGTATTTGATTTACTAAAACATGATACTTTACTCATCACCAAGGATGCAGTGAACAGAGTAGAGGAGGTGTTTGCCTAA
- the rplX gene encoding 50S ribosomal protein L24 yields MKIKKGDMVMVMTGKDTGKSGKVLRVIPRENRVVIEGVNRVKKHQKPSRQLPQGGIMNVEAPLNASNVMVLCIKCDKPTRIGNKISDQQEKVRYCKQCGEILD; encoded by the coding sequence ATGAAGATTAAAAAAGGCGATATGGTAATGGTTATGACTGGTAAGGACACTGGAAAATCTGGAAAAGTATTAAGAGTTATCCCTAGAGAAAACCGTGTTGTTATTGAGGGTGTAAATAGAGTTAAGAAACATCAAAAACCATCAAGACAATTACCACAGGGTGGAATTATGAATGTTGAAGCACCACTAAATGCTTCAAATGTTATGGTGCTTTGTATTAAATGTGATAAACCAACACGTATAGGAAACAAAATTTCAGACCAACAAGAAAAAGTAAGATATTGTAAACAATGCGGAGAAATCTTAGATTAA
- the rplP gene encoding 50S ribosomal protein L16, protein MLTPKRIKYRRQHRPSLKGKANKGNAVTYGDYGLQAVGPAWITNRQIEAARIAITRHVKRGGKVWIKIFPDRPITAKPAETRMGKGKGTPEHWIAVVKPGRVMFELAGVSEELAREAMRLASHKLPVKCKFVKREEMGGEVSES, encoded by the coding sequence ATGCTTACCCCAAAAAGAATAAAATACAGAAGACAACACCGTCCTAGCCTTAAAGGAAAAGCAAATAAAGGTAATGCTGTTACGTATGGTGACTATGGTCTTCAAGCAGTAGGACCAGCTTGGATTACTAATAGACAAATAGAAGCAGCGCGTATAGCAATTACGAGACATGTTAAAAGGGGCGGAAAAGTTTGGATAAAAATATTTCCTGACCGCCCAATTACAGCAAAACCTGCAGAAACGCGTATGGGTAAAGGAAAAGGAACTCCAGAACATTGGATAGCAGTAGTAAAGCCAGGTAGAGTTATGTTTGAACTAGCCGGAGTAAGTGAAGAATTAGCACGTGAAGCAATGAGGTTAGCCTCACACAAGCTTCCAGTAAAGTGCAAATTCGTAAAAAGAGAAGAAATGGGTGGTGAGGTCAGTGAAAGCTAA
- a CDS encoding ribosomal L7Ae/L30e/S12e/Gadd45 family protein codes for MSLDEIRNCNSKVIGTKQVKKAITKGLTKKVYIASDAEPHIINSLVETCKAHQTNYEMVEKMELLGSACGIDVGSATVALLYD; via the coding sequence TTGTCACTTGACGAAATACGAAATTGTAATAGCAAAGTAATAGGAACAAAACAGGTGAAAAAAGCTATTACAAAAGGATTAACTAAAAAAGTTTATATCGCTAGTGATGCTGAACCTCATATAATTAACTCATTAGTAGAAACATGTAAAGCCCACCAAACAAATTACGAAATGGTGGAAAAAATGGAATTACTAGGTAGTGCTTGTGGTATTGATGTAGGTTCTGCTACAGTAGCATTACTTTATGATTAA
- the rpsQ gene encoding 30S ribosomal protein S17, with protein sequence MAENIRKIRQGTVTSDKMDKTITVSVETTKKHPLYKKTIRTNKKFKAHDENNEAKIGDIVKIIETRPLSKDKRWNLIEIVRKAKTLQ encoded by the coding sequence GTGGCCGAAAATATAAGAAAGATTAGGCAGGGCACTGTTACTAGTGACAAAATGGATAAAACTATAACTGTAAGTGTTGAAACTACAAAAAAACATCCATTATATAAAAAGACTATAAGAACAAATAAAAAATTTAAGGCTCATGATGAAAATAATGAAGCTAAAATTGGCGATATAGTAAAAATCATAGAAACACGCCCCTTGAGCAAAGACAAAAGATGGAATTTAATAGAAATAGTTCGTAAAGCCAAGACATTACAATAG
- the rpsC gene encoding 30S ribosomal protein S3 — MGQKVHPKGFRIGVIRGWDSNWYADRDYTDLLHEDYKIRNYVKDRFYTAGISKVQIERTGNRIRLTIHTAKPGIVIGRGGKEVEQLKSDLAKLTGKNININIQEIKKPELDAQIVAENIAQQIEKRISFRRALRQSVGRTMRVGAQGIRVAISGRLGGAEIARTEWYAEGKVPLHTLRADIDYGFAEADTTYGKIGIKVWINRGEIVPMPKQKPTEKQAEEADK, encoded by the coding sequence GTGGGTCAAAAGGTTCATCCAAAAGGTTTTAGAATTGGAGTTATACGTGGTTGGGATTCAAATTGGTATGCAGATAGGGATTATACTGATCTTTTACATGAAGATTATAAAATAAGAAATTATGTAAAAGACCGTTTTTATACAGCCGGTATCTCCAAAGTACAAATTGAAAGAACAGGCAACAGAATACGTTTAACTATTCATACCGCAAAGCCTGGGATAGTTATTGGCCGCGGAGGAAAAGAAGTAGAACAACTGAAATCTGATTTAGCCAAGTTAACAGGCAAAAATATAAATATTAATATTCAAGAAATAAAAAAACCAGAATTAGATGCGCAGATCGTTGCAGAAAATATTGCACAGCAAATTGAAAAAAGAATATCTTTCCGTAGAGCACTAAGACAATCGGTAGGCAGAACTATGAGAGTTGGAGCCCAAGGCATTAGAGTTGCCATTTCAGGAAGATTAGGTGGTGCAGAAATAGCTAGAACTGAATGGTATGCAGAAGGAAAAGTGCCACTTCACACTTTAAGAGCTGATATAGATTATGGTTTTGCTGAAGCAGACACTACTTATGGAAAGATAGGAATTAAGGTATGGATTAATCGTGGGGAGATAGTACCTATGCCTAAGCAAAAACCAACAGAGAAACAAGCGGAGGAGGCAGATAAATAA
- the rpsS gene encoding 30S ribosomal protein S19, producing the protein MGRSLKKGPYCEEKLLKRIDEINETGKKKVLKTWSRRSTVMPQMIGHTIAVHDGRKHIPVYITEDMVGMKLGEFAPTRTYRGHADKSEKASRAK; encoded by the coding sequence ATGGGTAGGTCACTAAAAAAAGGACCTTATTGTGAGGAAAAGCTTCTAAAAAGAATAGACGAAATTAATGAAACAGGTAAGAAAAAAGTTTTGAAAACTTGGTCAAGACGTTCAACTGTTATGCCCCAAATGATAGGTCACACAATAGCAGTACATGATGGCCGCAAACATATACCAGTATATATAACTGAAGATATGGTAGGAATGAAATTAGGCGAATTTGCTCCTACGCGCACTTATAGAGGCCATGCAGATAAATCTGAAAAAGCGAGTAGAGCAAAGTAG
- the rplC gene encoding 50S ribosomal protein L3 gives MDKAILGIKIGMTQIFDDEAKAVPVTVVEAGPCVVLQKKKVESDGYNAIQVGFMPIKEKSVNKPEKGHFKKANTKPLRYVKEFRVDNVDDYEIGQELNVDVFNEGDMVDVVGTSKGKGFAGSIKRHNFARGTMTHGSHFHRGPGSLAAKGPAKVFKGRKLPGRLGGDRVTVQALKIVKVYSDRKLILIKGAIPGPKRGLVIIKNTVKA, from the coding sequence ATAGATAAGGCAATATTAGGCATAAAAATAGGAATGACTCAAATATTTGATGATGAAGCAAAGGCTGTGCCGGTAACAGTAGTTGAAGCTGGACCGTGTGTTGTTCTTCAAAAGAAAAAAGTTGAGTCTGATGGATATAACGCAATACAAGTTGGATTTATGCCAATTAAAGAAAAATCAGTGAACAAACCAGAAAAAGGTCATTTCAAAAAGGCTAATACCAAACCACTACGTTATGTGAAGGAATTTCGTGTGGATAATGTTGATGATTATGAAATAGGACAAGAGTTAAATGTTGATGTTTTTAATGAAGGAGATATGGTTGATGTAGTAGGAACATCTAAAGGAAAAGGGTTTGCAGGAAGTATAAAAAGACATAATTTTGCTAGAGGAACAATGACCCATGGCTCTCATTTTCACAGAGGACCTGGTTCACTTGCAGCAAAAGGTCCTGCAAAAGTTTTTAAAGGAAGAAAGCTTCCAGGTAGACTAGGAGGCGATAGGGTTACTGTTCAAGCATTAAAAATTGTTAAAGTTTATTCAGATAGAAAATTAATTTTAATAAAAGGTGCAATACCAGGGCCCAAAAGAGGTCTAGTTATCATAAAGAATACTGTTAAAGCATAG
- the fusA gene encoding elongation factor G translates to MASNSDLKAIRNIGIMAHIDAGKTTTTERILYYSGRVHRMGEVDSGTATMDWMMQEQERGITITSAATTCYWNNYNINIIDTPGHVDFTVEVERSLRILDGAIAIFCAVAGVQPQSETVWRQADRYNVPRIAYINKMDRIGADFFNVVKMINETLGSVAMPIQLPIGAEASFEGVIDIINLKAYIYEDEIGEKYTTRDLSSSEYELALEYRNQLLEKLSEYNDDILEKYIEGHDISTEEINSSLRNLTIANEIVPVLCGSSFRNKGVQMLLDAVVDYLPSPLDVKGIKGIDPKTEEEVIVKADVDSSFSALAFKIAVDTYVGKLTYIRIYSGKIKIGSYVLNCTKAKKERITKLLKMHSNHREEVDTAYAGDIVAVVGLKETITGETICDEKNSVLLESMNFPQPVIDVAIEPKTKADQDKIGESLRRLGEEDPTFYTRSDSETGQTIISGMGELHLEIIIDRLLREFKVNANIGKPQVAYKETIKNTKKAEAVFEKQAGGRGQYGHVVLQITPLEEGQGIKFYDKTSQGVIPKEFISSIEIGVKEALQAGILAGYPVDDIEARLIGGSFHEVDSSEQAFKIAASMAVKEGLQKAKSVLLEPIMDIEIITPEDYMGDIIADLNSRRGRILGFEEGKDLRIVKGTVPLAETFGYATALRSASQGRATFSMQLRQYAEVPEAKGKEIIAKRYGLPV, encoded by the coding sequence ATGGCCAGTAACAGTGACCTTAAAGCCATAAGGAACATTGGAATAATGGCTCATATTGATGCAGGTAAGACTACTACTACTGAAAGAATATTGTACTATTCAGGTAGAGTTCATCGTATGGGTGAGGTAGATAGTGGGACTGCTACTATGGATTGGATGATGCAAGAGCAGGAGAGGGGCATAACCATAACTTCTGCTGCTACTACTTGTTATTGGAACAATTATAACATTAACATTATCGACACACCTGGCCATGTGGACTTTACAGTTGAAGTGGAAAGATCCTTGAGAATTTTAGATGGAGCTATTGCAATTTTTTGTGCAGTTGCAGGTGTGCAGCCTCAGTCAGAAACGGTCTGGAGGCAAGCTGATCGATATAATGTTCCTAGGATAGCCTATATAAACAAAATGGATCGTATAGGTGCTGATTTTTTTAATGTTGTTAAAATGATAAATGAAACACTAGGCAGTGTGGCAATGCCAATACAACTTCCTATAGGAGCCGAAGCTTCTTTCGAGGGAGTTATTGATATTATAAATCTAAAGGCTTACATCTATGAAGACGAAATTGGTGAAAAATATACAACTAGAGATTTAAGCTCATCTGAGTATGAATTAGCTTTAGAATATAGAAACCAATTACTTGAAAAGCTATCTGAGTATAATGACGATATACTAGAAAAATATATAGAAGGTCATGATATATCAACAGAAGAAATAAACAGTTCTTTACGAAACTTAACAATTGCTAACGAAATAGTTCCTGTATTATGTGGCTCTTCATTTCGCAACAAGGGTGTTCAAATGCTACTAGACGCAGTAGTAGATTATTTACCTTCACCATTGGATGTGAAAGGAATAAAAGGTATTGACCCCAAAACTGAAGAGGAAGTTATTGTTAAAGCAGATGTTGATTCTTCTTTTTCAGCCTTAGCTTTTAAAATTGCTGTTGACACATATGTGGGTAAACTTACCTATATCAGAATATATTCTGGAAAAATAAAAATTGGCTCATATGTGTTAAATTGTACTAAGGCCAAAAAAGAAAGAATAACCAAACTGCTGAAAATGCATTCTAACCACAGAGAAGAAGTAGATACTGCCTATGCTGGTGATATAGTAGCGGTAGTTGGTCTTAAAGAAACTATTACTGGTGAAACAATTTGTGATGAAAAAAATAGTGTTCTTCTTGAATCCATGAATTTTCCTCAACCAGTAATTGATGTAGCAATTGAACCAAAAACTAAAGCCGACCAAGATAAGATCGGCGAAAGCTTACGACGTTTAGGTGAAGAAGATCCTACTTTTTATACACGCTCTGATTCAGAAACTGGACAGACAATTATCTCTGGAATGGGTGAACTACATTTAGAAATAATAATTGATCGACTATTAAGGGAATTTAAAGTGAATGCCAATATAGGAAAACCACAGGTTGCATATAAAGAAACAATCAAAAACACGAAAAAGGCTGAGGCTGTTTTTGAAAAGCAAGCTGGTGGTAGGGGACAATATGGGCATGTAGTTTTGCAAATTACACCTTTAGAAGAAGGACAAGGGATAAAGTTTTATGACAAAACATCTCAAGGTGTTATACCTAAGGAGTTTATAAGCAGTATAGAAATTGGAGTTAAAGAAGCTCTTCAGGCTGGGATATTAGCTGGATATCCTGTTGATGATATAGAGGCTAGACTGATAGGAGGTTCATTTCATGAAGTGGATTCCTCTGAACAAGCATTTAAAATTGCTGCTAGTATGGCAGTAAAGGAGGGGTTGCAAAAGGCTAAATCAGTACTTCTAGAGCCAATAATGGATATTGAAATAATAACCCCTGAGGATTATATGGGAGATATAATTGCAGACTTAAACTCACGCAGGGGAAGAATACTTGGTTTTGAAGAAGGAAAGGATTTAAGAATTGTTAAAGGCACAGTACCATTAGCTGAAACATTTGGATATGCAACAGCCTTAAGGTCAGCTAGCCAAGGCAGAGCAACATTTTCAATGCAGCTTAGACAATACGCAGAAGTACCAGAAGCTAAAGGTAAAGAAATAATAGCAAAACGATATGGATTACCCGTTTAA
- the tuf gene encoding elongation factor Tu, whose translation MAKEKFERTKPHLNVGTIGHVDHGKTTLTAAITLCLSSEGGAVAASYDSIDKAPEERERGITINTAHVEYQTEGRHYAHVDCPGHADYIKNMITGAAQMDGSILVVSSSDGPMPQTREHILLSNQVGVENIVVFMNKVDMVDDEELLELVEMEIRELLSEYDFPGDDIPIIKGSALKALECGCGTRECDWCSKIWELMDAVDDYIPLPERATDKPFLMPIEDVFTITGRGTVTTGRVERGTIKTGEEVEIIGMQEEIRKTVCTGVEMFRKLLDYAEAGDNIGTLLRGVDRKEVERGQVLAKPGSIKPLIEFDAEVYVLTKEEGGRHTPFFSGYRPQFYFRTTDVTGICELPEGVEMVMPGDNIQMAISLITPIAIEEGLRFAIREGGRTVGAGVVTGIKE comes from the coding sequence ATGGCAAAGGAAAAATTTGAAAGAACGAAACCTCATCTTAATGTTGGAACAATAGGTCACGTAGACCATGGAAAGACTACCTTAACAGCAGCAATAACCTTGTGTTTGTCATCAGAAGGTGGGGCAGTAGCAGCATCATATGATTCAATTGATAAGGCACCAGAAGAAAGAGAAAGAGGAATAACCATCAACACAGCTCATGTTGAATATCAAACAGAAGGAAGACACTATGCGCACGTTGACTGTCCAGGTCATGCTGACTACATAAAAAACATGATAACCGGAGCAGCACAAATGGATGGTTCCATATTAGTGGTATCCTCATCAGATGGACCAATGCCACAAACTAGAGAACATATTCTCTTATCAAATCAGGTAGGAGTAGAAAATATAGTAGTATTCATGAACAAAGTAGACATGGTAGATGATGAAGAGTTACTAGAACTAGTAGAAATGGAAATAAGAGAACTACTAAGTGAATACGATTTTCCTGGAGACGATATACCAATAATAAAAGGTTCAGCTCTAAAAGCATTAGAATGTGGATGTGGAACAAGAGAGTGTGATTGGTGTAGCAAGATATGGGAACTAATGGATGCAGTAGATGACTACATTCCATTACCAGAAAGAGCAACAGACAAACCATTCCTAATGCCAATAGAAGATGTATTCACAATAACAGGAAGAGGAACAGTAACAACCGGAAGAGTAGAAAGAGGAACCATAAAAACTGGAGAAGAAGTAGAAATCATAGGAATGCAAGAAGAAATCAGAAAAACAGTATGTACTGGAGTAGAAATGTTTAGAAAGCTTCTTGACTATGCAGAAGCAGGGGATAACATAGGAACACTACTAAGAGGAGTAGACAGAAAAGAAGTAGAAAGAGGACAAGTACTAGCAAAGCCAGGAAGCATCAAACCATTAATCGAATTTGATGCTGAGGTATATGTACTAACCAAAGAAGAGGGAGGAAGACATACTCCGTTTTTCAGTGGATACAGACCACAATTCTACTTTAGAACAACAGACGTAACAGGAATATGTGAATTACCTGAGGGAGTAGAAATGGTAATGCCAGGAGACAACATTCAAATGGCAATAAGCCTAATAACCCCAATAGCAATTGAAGAAGGACTAAGATTTGCTATTAGAGAAGGTGGAAGAACTGTTGGAGCCGGTGTTGTAACTGGAATTAAAGAATAA
- the rpsG gene encoding 30S ribosomal protein S7, whose protein sequence is MPRKGPVPKRQILPDPIYNSKVFTKLVNQIMWDGKKSIAEKICYGAFEIVEKKSGKDPMEVFEEAMKNITPIVEVKARRVGGANYQVPVEVRPDRKQTLAIRWLVDYCRKRGEKTMAERLAGEILDAANSSGSAVKKKEDTHKMAEANKAFAHYRW, encoded by the coding sequence ATGCCTAGAAAAGGGCCCGTTCCCAAGCGACAAATATTACCAGATCCCATATACAACAGTAAAGTTTTTACAAAGCTAGTAAACCAAATAATGTGGGATGGCAAAAAAAGCATAGCAGAAAAAATTTGTTATGGTGCTTTTGAAATAGTTGAAAAAAAATCAGGAAAAGACCCTATGGAAGTTTTTGAAGAAGCAATGAAAAATATTACTCCAATAGTCGAAGTAAAAGCAAGAAGAGTGGGTGGAGCAAACTATCAAGTTCCTGTTGAGGTAAGGCCTGATAGAAAGCAAACTCTAGCAATTAGATGGCTAGTTGATTATTGCCGCAAACGTGGTGAAAAAACAATGGCTGAACGGCTAGCAGGAGAAATACTTGATGCAGCAAATAGCAGTGGTTCTGCTGTTAAGAAAAAAGAAGATACACATAAAATGGCGGAAGCAAACAAAGCCTTCGCTCATTACCGCTGGTAA
- the rpsJ gene encoding 30S ribosomal protein S10: protein MSAQQKVRIRLKAFDHKLLDQSTQKIVDTAKKNGAKVSGPIPLPTKKSIYTILRSPHVNKDSREQFEMRTHKRLIDILDPNPKTIDALMHLDLPSGVDIEIKL, encoded by the coding sequence GTGAGTGCTCAACAAAAAGTTAGAATAAGATTAAAGGCATTTGACCATAAACTATTAGACCAATCTACCCAAAAAATTGTTGATACAGCTAAAAAAAATGGTGCTAAAGTTTCTGGTCCAATTCCGCTCCCAACTAAAAAAAGCATATATACAATATTAAGATCACCACATGTAAACAAAGACTCAAGAGAACAATTTGAAATGAGAACCCATAAGCGTTTAATTGATATACTAGATCCAAATCCCAAGACTATAGATGCTCTAATGCACCTGGATTTACCCTCGGGTGTTGACATTGAGATAAAGTTATAG
- the rplV gene encoding 50S ribosomal protein L22, with product MEARAVARYMRISPFKARQVADLVRGKDINEAIGILRYTNKRSAPVIGKVLKSAMANAEHNYDMDTEELYVSEIYIDEGPTIKRMRPRAYGRADIRRHRTSHITVVLSEREVK from the coding sequence ATGGAAGCTAGAGCTGTTGCCCGATATATGCGGATATCTCCTTTTAAAGCTCGCCAAGTAGCTGACTTAGTTAGAGGTAAAGATATTAATGAAGCAATAGGAATACTTAGATATACAAACAAAAGGTCCGCTCCTGTAATAGGAAAAGTACTCAAATCAGCGATGGCTAACGCAGAGCATAATTATGATATGGATACAGAGGAACTTTACGTATCAGAAATTTATATAGATGAAGGCCCTACTATTAAAAGAATGAGGCCCAGGGCTTATGGAAGAGCTGATATTAGACGTCATAGAACCAGCCATATTACTGTTGTGCTGAGTGAAAGGGAGGTTAAATAG
- the rpmC gene encoding 50S ribosomal protein L29, which yields MKAKQARELTDDELRKKVSDYKEELFNLRFQLATGQLDNPMRIRDVKKSIARCKTILRQRELARQQ from the coding sequence GTGAAAGCTAAACAAGCTAGGGAATTAACCGATGACGAATTAAGAAAAAAGGTTTCGGATTATAAAGAAGAGCTATTTAATCTTCGCTTTCAACTGGCTACAGGACAGTTAGATAATCCAATGAGAATTAGAGATGTTAAGAAAAGTATTGCTAGATGCAAAACTATATTACGTCAAAGAGAACTTGCAAGACAGCAGTAA